From Brassica rapa cultivar Chiifu-401-42 chromosome A06, CAAS_Brap_v3.01, whole genome shotgun sequence:
AGAAGGCTACGCTAGACTCAAGAAGCGCTGCAAGGAGAATGACACCGTCGTCGACGAGGAGGACTCTGTTGGTTCCTTCAAGCGACGTCTCGCCGGCGTCGCTACTGCGCCTCCTTGCGGTGCGTCGTCTTTGGTTTCGTCGGGGAGAGGTTTGAAGAGGAAGATTGGTTGCATTGACGTTTCCACTCAGACTGGTAGGAAGAATAAGATTGACGATGATTATGTTTTCGGTCCTAACATTGGGAAAGGGAAGTTCGGGTCGGTTAGGCTCTGTAGGTCGAAGAGTAATGGGATTGACTTTGCTTGTAAGACTCTGAAGAAAGGGGAGGAGACTGTTCATAGGGAGGTTGAGATTATGCAGCATTTGTCTGGTCATCCTCGGGTTGTCACGTTGCACGCTGTGTATGAAGAGTCTGATTGTTTCCATCTTGTGATGGAGCTGTGTTCGGGAGGACGTTTGATTGATCAGATGGTTAAGGAGGGGAGGTACTCTGAGCAGCGAGCAGCTAATATATTCAAGGACCTAATGCTAGTTATCAATTATTGTCACGAGATGGGGGTTGTGCATAGAGATATCAAACCTGAGAATATTCTTCTCACAGCTGCTGGGAAGATTCAGCTCGCTGATTTTGGCCTCGCCATGAGAATTGCAAAAGGTAATTAGTGATTTGTGTAACCTTTTCTCTGTTAAGGTTTTACTTATCTGCTTGTTCAATGGCACAGGTCAGACATTGTCTGGATTGGCGGGAAGTCCTGCTTATGTAGCACCTGAAGTTCTTTCTGAAAGTTATTCAGAGAAAGTTGACGTTTGGAGTGCAGGAGTCCTCTTATACGCTCTCTTGTCCGGTGTGCTTCCGTTTAAGGGAGACTCTTTGGATGCTATTTTCGAAGCGATCAAGAAAGTGAAGCTTGATTTCAACTCTGGAGTGTGGGAGTCTGTGTCCAAACCAGCTCGTGATCTATTGTCAAGAATGCTAACAAGGGACGAATCTGCTAGGATCACTGCGGATGAAGTGCTAAGTAAGCCTTTCAATCTCTTCCAGCTGCTTAACTTGCAAGTTGCAGCATTGGCTTTTAATCTTTTGtttgtcctttttttttgaatgcttACCATTTGCTTCTCTTTCACTTGTGTGTTTCAGGGCATCCATGGATATTTTTTTACACAGACCGGACGCTCAAGACAATGTGTATCAAGTCGAAGCACAAGGGTCAAGCAGGATCTCCTCCCGGCCTTCAGCTTCGCAGTCCGATAAAGAAAACCGACGTAAACAGAGCTAACAGAGAGAAGAAGACAACATATGATGATGATTCACCGACTGATTCATTCTCCAAcacagaggaggaagaagatgaaagcgGTGTGGTCGATGTGCTTGTGGTTGCAATCTCCAACGTGAGGATCTCAGAACCAAAGAGAAGCAGACTCTGTAGTCCCACGAACAGCCCCATTGAGCAGCAACACTCTTCTAACTTGACCACGACTACTAATACACTCTGTCGAGCCTTCTGACAAAACCAGTTTCACACACTCGTCCCAAGTCTCCAAGTCATATGGGTTTGTCCCTGATATGATATGATCTTAGTGACTCATTATATCTCATATAAATCGTAATAGCTCTCtctaatagtttggatatgatCTGATTCTGGTTTTTCCTTCTATGTTTTCTGACTTTGTTGTACAGATCTTCATGTAAATAGAATACGCCATAAGTGTTTGATCCGTTTTTTGTATCGGAATTATCTTTGTCATTTCGTTAACCGTGGCGGCAACAATCAatgagtttcttttgtgttcaaTTCATAGTCACTTATATTTTCATAGTGCATATGCTCAAAAAGAATTAATTAATCTGAAATAAGAGTTGGCAACTAAGAAAGAATCGTCCGAAGGCTCATGATATTGACTTGTTCTTTTTCGGGACGCAGAGTCAGCGGCGAGCGACCAGAATTTaacaaacaaaacttaaaataatacTAGAAGATGGAACATGAAATTCTAAATGAAAACTACGAAAAATGTTTGTACATTGAGTTTAATCGGTGGATCAAAACACATAAGAATAACCTGCTCTGATATTGTATTAACTTATATGAGAAAACAAGAGAAATGTATGAATTGTATTATGATATAATGAGTTACATAAATTTATACAGTTGAGCTATCTATATGAATCAAACAATAAATGACAGGATCATATGATcattatgaaaatatatgatGGAGTGATTATTGTGATTGAGTGAATCATATAATTGATACTCTTTCTTTGATATCTATGATACGAAGGTATGCATAAACCCAATGTGTACATATTGTTTTTCACTTCTTCATTTTACAATCATGAATGGATCTGGCTTTAATTGTATTTGatatgtcatgtgtgtacaCAACTAGGTATGTCATGACTAATTATGAAGTTTAGTAACCATCCTCTCCTTTCTGAGATAAACTCTTTACTGAGTGACTTCAGTTGGTGATTCTATCAATTGATATGTTCGTAACCACATAAATATATtcagaaatattaaaaaatcatttatttgaAAACCCAATCAAtacaaactattttattttcatcttttaatttaaatattaatttgcaGGAGGAAATATCGCTTTTTCGTTTTTGCTGGAACACTTAATCGAACATGAATCAACACAGGCTGCGACTTTCTTCACATCTGTAAATAGCACAAACAACAAAAATCACAAAGACAAAAAGACaacaatatatatgaaattaatgAAAAGAATTCCAttgtatatcaataaaaatttCTTGACACAAATAATACCGAAGTatgactttttaatatacacATATGATGAGTAAATTTTGATGAATTGTGGATTTTCGAGAAAAGCAAACTTACTTGGAATTTCCATAGTAGAAAGAGAAGCACATTGTTGCACAGCACAATCAAATTTACAGAAATCATTAGTTTTATCAATAGTTTTCTCCGaagatggagatggagatggagatggagatggagatggagatggagatggagatggtgatggtgatggtgatggtgaagGAGGATGAAGACAGGCTTTAAGACATATAATTGGACACTTAAGAGACGCTGGAAACTTGTGAGTACTTTTACACTCTTTAAGACAAGATGGAAAACACTGGAAAAAATGGATTTTCTCAGCTTCTCTTTGACCTAAAGAACTTTGTTGAGCCTTTGATTGATCTAAAAGGTTTCCCATCATCATAAGTATCATTATTGTCACTAACATGGTAACTTTTCTgctctccatttttttttcgagagggaatgatttttttttaatagatgaaATTGTTTGTTAGCTGTGAATGTTGGTTGTGTTAAcaaagtttatatttatataggGATAACTATTCATTTTAGGTAACATATTACACTACCATGATGTTTAGATCTTCAATTGCACATTTACAATCTGGAGatctttatatttatttccaaaatcaaaatGTACATCAACATAAACATGTAAAAAcctttggtttttttttattaacttggGGTATCCCAAGATCTATAGAAAAACTTATActaatttttaatatgaaatgCAGTCCACGAACGAATCCTCTCTCTGGATATTTAAATGAAGTTGAAAGTATTGTTCTATATCTCCTATGATCGCATATGTTTAGTGTCATTGAATTAGTTCGAATCTGGGTCACTTACCTCACCAGAATCCGCCTACCATTATTAGACCTGAGTTTTGTAAAAAACATTTGTTTATCAAATACTCCATACGTTTCAAAAAGATAgatgtttcagaaaaaaaaaattgtttcacaaagataCATATTTaatgttttctatgaaaaaatgtaaacttcaaaaaaaattaattgattttattgaattactattggttaaaatatattgaaaattacagaaaatgatacatttattatagtgatttaatgtgctttcttaatatgtgtgaaactagaaagtttatttttgaaacggagggagtacagtTTACATACATGCATGAATGTAATTTATTTGTGCTGGATATTGTGCATATGGTTATTGAAATTACAAattcaatatttaaaataattttaagataCAAATTTGTTCATTctgaaacaaataaacaaatcaTTAGATTAATTTGGGTAATATGGTTACAAAGTAACCATTTAGAAACGAAACCGATTGAAACCTTTTACGGGTTCTAATATGGTTACCAAACTTCAGGAACCGAAAGAACCGAGAACCGCAAGAACCGACCCGATCTAACCCAAAATTTTCACGGTTCCTTAATGGTTACCAAACTTCAAGAACTTCaagaaccgatccgaaccgaacgcccacccctaggtGAAACCGTGAGAGAGAGAATAGGCCAAGGGTTGGCTATGACTTaatcgaaccgaaccaaactcaATCGAGTATTGAGAAAGTGTACCGATCGGTTTATTACAGGTAGAAAAAGAAATTGATTCCTTTTCGTGCGAGTGAAGTAGTGAACGAACAAAGGAAAGCGATCCAAGACCACACGACACGATCTGAACAAAGCCTCCCGGAGCGACTCGGTGGTGTGACTCAGTCCGAGTTAGCTAGATCcgagtttcaatttttttctccGTTTCAACAACCATGGACATGAATTCGATGGCTGCTTCGGTCGCCGTCCTCCGTATCCTCCTCTGCTTCGTCGCCACCATCCCCGTCTCCTTCTTCTGGCGAATCTTCCCGACTCGACTCGGCAAACACGTCTATGCCGCAGCTTCAGGCGTATTCCTCTCAGTATGTCATATAAATCGTAATAGCTCTCTAGTAGTTGGATTAATATGATCTGATTCTGGTATTATGGATTAATACGCCATAAGTGTTTGATCCTTTTTTCATTTCGTACCGTGGCGACGACAATCAgcgagtttttttttgtgttcaatGTTGGTCACGTACATTTTCATAGTGCTGTCTGcatatgttcaaaaaaaatataataatctcTTCAGTTCTTACATTAGTTTGAAGCAGGGCCGTCTAATAGCACGTCCAAGTGGAACGGTTGAACAGGGTccgaatataaaaataaaaattttaaagaaatttttcaacaatatatacataaattatagtctaaaacttcaaaaattaaatacagCACTGACTAATttagagtttataatttataaaaaatgttaaacatatataaatagaacAATTAATATCTAAAGCTATTTcattatgttttaaatatatcgttattatttttgaacatgGTCCAAAAAATAATTGAGACGGCCCTGGTTTGAAGAGACTATTACCAttgtttttttgaacaaatGTAATGGATAactcttttattattttatttcattttttttttaaataaagtttGCATTAACGTAAACATGTGTATGCTGTTTTTAGATGTATCTACTAAGTACACAAATTTACTTTTCTTCTTGTTGACGTCTCATGAATTTGTTTAAGCTGAGTTgaatatatctatactattattcgCAAAGTAAATTTtcggaatcgagctctcacgttaaaagttagagcggttaatatcgtttataccataaatgaataaaatgtataaataaattaaaaaataaaaacgaaattttaatttatttgattagataattgattaaaattaataatagtaaaaattatccaaaatctgaaaatatatttcagaaaagagataatttctatatatattgtattgttatttgaaaaagtattttagtgaaaatttaaaagcataattatataactaaatattaatcaaataaaattcttaattatatagttaaaaatagaatattgaattatccaaaatctaaaaatataattaaaaaaagataatttttatatatatattgtattgttatatgaaaaagtcttttggtaaaaagttaaaaaaacataaaatatataattgaaaacagaatattgagttattttaagatttattttagtataatgaaaatagtgtacaaagaacttttcaaaaatttatgaaaatgtttaagcccgcat
This genomic window contains:
- the LOC103871986 gene encoding serine/threonine-protein kinase PEPKR2, with protein sequence MRKKRKGSEAEGSEEDLSCATTASRSSNFRSHFSLEGYARLKKRCKENDTVVDEEDSVGSFKRRLAGVATAPPCGASSLVSSGRGLKRKIGCIDVSTQTGRKNKIDDDYVFGPNIGKGKFGSVRLCRSKSNGIDFACKTLKKGEETVHREVEIMQHLSGHPRVVTLHAVYEESDCFHLVMELCSGGRLIDQMVKEGRYSEQRAANIFKDLMLVINYCHEMGVVHRDIKPENILLTAAGKIQLADFGLAMRIAKGQTLSGLAGSPAYVAPEVLSESYSEKVDVWSAGVLLYALLSGVLPFKGDSLDAIFEAIKKVKLDFNSGVWESVSKPARDLLSRMLTRDESARITADEVLRHPWIFFYTDRTLKTMCIKSKHKGQAGSPPGLQLRSPIKKTDVNRANREKKTTYDDDSPTDSFSNTEEEEDESGVVDVLVVAISNVRISEPKRSRLCSPTNSPIEQQHSSNLTTTTNTLCRAF
- the LOC103871987 gene encoding thionin-like protein 2 is translated as MESRKVTMLVTIMILMMMGNLLDQSKAQQSSLGQREAEKIHFFQCFPSCLKECKSTHKFPASLKCPIICLKACLHPPSPSPSPSPSPSPSPSPSPSPSPSPSSEKTIDKTNDFCKFDCAVQQCASLSTMEIPNVKKVAACVDSCSIKCSSKNEKAIFPPAN